A genomic stretch from Chitinophaga lutea includes:
- a CDS encoding alpha/beta fold hydrolase, translating into MKPALLLLHGALGAHSDFDAIAELLSGQYTVYRFNFHGHGGSPLPVMPLSINMFAEQLLEYIHEQKLAPVAVFGYSMGGYVALHAALQSPASFSRILTLATKFDWSPESAAKEVRQLNAAVLLEKAPAFAARQQQLHGEQEWEQLLTATAVMMENLGGEPLLTADALSQITVPVRVMVGDRDAMVSIEETVQAYRHMPQASLTVLPDTRHPLDRVNTAVLIWEIRSFMTV; encoded by the coding sequence ATGAAACCAGCCTTACTGTTGTTGCACGGCGCGCTGGGCGCCCATTCCGACTTTGATGCCATCGCCGAGCTGTTGTCGGGCCAGTATACCGTTTACCGTTTTAATTTTCATGGCCACGGCGGATCCCCTTTACCGGTGATGCCACTCAGCATCAACATGTTCGCCGAACAGCTGCTGGAATATATTCATGAACAGAAACTGGCGCCGGTAGCGGTTTTCGGCTACAGCATGGGCGGATATGTTGCGCTGCATGCCGCCCTGCAATCGCCCGCATCGTTCAGCCGCATCCTTACGCTGGCCACCAAATTCGACTGGTCGCCCGAATCGGCGGCCAAAGAAGTGCGGCAGCTGAATGCCGCCGTGCTGTTGGAAAAGGCGCCCGCATTCGCGGCCCGGCAACAGCAGTTGCATGGCGAACAGGAATGGGAACAGCTGCTGACGGCTACGGCCGTGATGATGGAAAACCTCGGCGGCGAGCCCCTGCTCACGGCAGACGCCCTTTCACAGATAACCGTGCCCGTAAGGGTGATGGTTGGCGACCGCGATGCCATGGTGAGCATCGAAGAAACCGTGCAGGCCTACCGGCATATGCCGCAGGCCTCGCTGACGGTGCTGCCCGATACCAGACATCCGCTGGACCGGGTCAACACTGCCGTATTGATCTGGGAAATCAGGTCTTTTATGACGGTATAA
- a CDS encoding DUF4920 domain-containing protein has translation MQKFSLLLAAGLLIAAASYAQSAIEPAKPGITYGKAVTAEQAVAIPELQQKLQADTAFTGKIEGKVVEVCKKKGCFMKLERPTGDAIMVKFTDYAFFMPQNIVGKTVVVEGVARVNETSVERLKHFAEDAGKSKEEIARITAPKKDIVIVADGVLVVK, from the coding sequence ATGCAAAAGTTCTCCCTGTTACTGGCAGCCGGTTTGCTGATCGCCGCCGCCTCCTATGCCCAGTCCGCCATTGAGCCCGCCAAACCCGGCATTACCTACGGTAAAGCCGTTACCGCCGAACAGGCCGTAGCCATTCCCGAATTACAGCAGAAACTGCAGGCCGATACCGCTTTTACCGGGAAGATCGAAGGAAAAGTAGTGGAAGTATGCAAAAAGAAAGGCTGCTTCATGAAACTGGAAAGGCCCACCGGCGACGCCATCATGGTGAAGTTCACCGACTACGCATTTTTTATGCCGCAGAACATCGTGGGTAAAACCGTGGTGGTGGAAGGAGTGGCCCGCGTGAATGAAACTTCCGTGGAACGCCTGAAACACTTCGCCGAAGATGCCGGCAAGAGCAAGGAAGAGATCGCCAGAATCACCGCCCCGAAAAAAGACATCGTGATCGTGGCCGACGGTGTGCTGGTGGTAAAATGA
- a CDS encoding LytR/AlgR family response regulator transcription factor → MKMTAIAIDDEPVALSVIEAHAARVPFMEMKGFFTNAFEAMELLRLEKIDLIFLDIKMPDISGLEFLASLHEPPMAVFTTAYSEHAVQSFELDAVDYLLKPFSLARFLKACNKAHSLLQLRQERPQQQDYIFIKSGYEQYKVELAEVLYLESAGNYVNFVLKDKKVISRLSMQEALALLPPAQFTRVHRSYIVANHQVDRIDRTSVYIRQAMIPIGAAYGEAVARLTV, encoded by the coding sequence ATGAAAATGACTGCCATTGCCATTGATGACGAGCCCGTCGCATTGTCCGTAATAGAGGCCCACGCCGCCAGGGTGCCGTTTATGGAAATGAAGGGTTTTTTTACCAATGCCTTTGAAGCCATGGAGCTGCTGCGCCTCGAAAAGATCGACCTGATTTTCCTCGATATCAAAATGCCCGACATCTCGGGCCTCGAATTCCTCGCCAGCCTCCACGAACCGCCGATGGCCGTGTTTACCACCGCTTATTCGGAACACGCGGTGCAGAGTTTCGAGCTCGACGCGGTCGATTATCTCCTGAAACCTTTTTCGCTGGCGCGTTTCCTGAAAGCCTGCAACAAAGCGCACAGCCTGCTGCAGCTGCGGCAGGAGCGGCCCCAGCAGCAGGACTATATCTTCATCAAAAGCGGGTACGAACAGTATAAAGTGGAACTGGCCGAGGTGCTTTATCTCGAAAGCGCCGGCAACTACGTGAACTTCGTGCTGAAAGATAAAAAAGTGATCTCCCGCCTCTCCATGCAGGAGGCGCTGGCCTTGCTGCCGCCCGCGCAGTTCACGCGCGTGCACCGCTCCTACATTGTGGCCAATCACCAGGTAGACCGTATCGACCGTACCAGCGTGTATATCCGCCAGGCCATGATCCCCATCGGGGCCGCTTACGGCGAGGCCGTGGCGCGGCTGACCGTTTAA
- a CDS encoding sensor histidine kinase, with protein MNMIRKAELWLATGLYLLVIFAVLYPSAYYYDMPGMFDVERRFLNHNMEFDFFVHYLMPKLIISTVIYGSFVLVNHLIMPKLMERGKYTYGILLLVATALVFFAFTTVAYSYRYGYMLGYKRIPDFHDWCAGRAVFFTFITAALYAGYYGLKYMYFRYLHATFMERQIWRKVTVEMMLMLAGWVVWMVVLAQDNRHAAFRAVFWTGLGYLGLYIILYYFVFPPFHRKEQRWPILWRNLLLLMAAFTGASVMMIGLTTRIHNMGVVMSLNICGAVLFILPLAFILSKVRMKEKNEVLNLEKALGRSSANLDFLRSQINPHFLFNALNTLYGTALQENAPRTSEGVQKLGDMMRFMLHENHQEKIELTKEVAYLQNYISLQKLRTQSSPDIKIEVNIREEDCEHMIAPMLLIPFVENAFKHGISLRSKSWIVVSLGCTERYIYFDAYNSVHPKPENDPEKASLGIGLNNVRHRLALLYPGKHELSIRETNTEFFVHLTIDTQ; from the coding sequence ATGAATATGATCAGGAAAGCGGAATTATGGCTGGCAACGGGTTTATACCTGCTGGTGATTTTCGCTGTTTTATATCCCTCCGCCTACTATTACGATATGCCGGGCATGTTTGACGTGGAACGCCGGTTCCTCAATCATAACATGGAATTTGATTTTTTCGTCCATTATCTGATGCCCAAACTGATCATCTCCACCGTCATATATGGCAGTTTCGTGCTGGTCAACCACCTCATCATGCCGAAGCTGATGGAGCGGGGGAAATATACCTACGGCATCCTGCTGCTGGTGGCCACCGCCCTGGTCTTCTTCGCGTTCACGACGGTGGCGTATTCTTACCGGTACGGGTATATGCTGGGGTATAAAAGGATTCCCGATTTTCACGACTGGTGCGCGGGCAGGGCCGTTTTTTTCACCTTCATCACGGCGGCCCTGTACGCGGGGTATTACGGACTGAAGTATATGTATTTCCGCTACCTGCACGCAACATTCATGGAGCGGCAGATCTGGCGGAAAGTGACGGTGGAGATGATGCTGATGCTGGCCGGCTGGGTGGTATGGATGGTGGTGCTGGCGCAGGACAACCGCCACGCCGCTTTCCGCGCGGTGTTCTGGACGGGCCTGGGTTACCTCGGCCTGTACATCATCCTGTACTACTTCGTGTTCCCGCCCTTCCATCGCAAAGAACAGCGCTGGCCCATCCTCTGGCGCAACCTGCTGCTGCTGATGGCCGCTTTCACCGGCGCGTCGGTGATGATGATCGGGCTCACGACCCGTATCCATAACATGGGGGTCGTGATGTCGCTCAACATCTGCGGGGCGGTGCTGTTCATCCTGCCGCTGGCGTTTATCCTGTCGAAAGTGAGGATGAAGGAAAAAAATGAGGTGTTGAATTTGGAAAAAGCGCTGGGTCGTTCTTCCGCCAATCTGGACTTTCTGCGCTCCCAGATCAACCCTCATTTTTTATTCAACGCGCTCAACACCCTCTACGGCACGGCGCTCCAGGAAAACGCGCCCCGCACCAGCGAAGGCGTGCAGAAGCTGGGCGACATGATGCGGTTCATGCTGCATGAGAACCACCAGGAAAAAATCGAACTGACGAAGGAAGTGGCTTACCTGCAGAATTATATCTCCCTGCAGAAGCTGCGCACGCAAAGTTCGCCGGATATCAAGATAGAAGTGAACATCCGGGAGGAAGACTGCGAGCATATGATCGCGCCGATGCTGCTGATCCCCTTCGTGGAAAACGCGTTCAAGCACGGCATCAGCCTGCGCAGCAAAAGCTGGATAGTGGTATCGCTGGGCTGCACGGAACGGTACATTTATTTCGATGCGTATAACAGCGTGCATCCCAAACCGGAGAACGATCCGGAAAAGGCGAGCCTGGGCATCGGCCTCAATAACGTGCGGCACCGGCTGGCGCTGCTGTACCCCGGCAAACACGAGCTGAGCATCCGCGAAACGAACACCGAGTTTTTTGTACACCTTACGATCGACACACAATAA
- a CDS encoding carbon-nitrogen hydrolase: MSCSADKAQNLEKAIVKVKEAAAKGAQIICLQELFTSLYFCDVEDYDNFKLAEPIPGPSTEALGKVAKELGVVIIASLFEKRAEGLYHNTTAVLDADGSYLGKYRKMHIPDDPAYYEKFYFTPGDLGYKVFRTKFATIGVLICWDQWYPEAARITALMGAEILFYPTAIGWATSQDEATNTEQYNAWQTIQRSHAVANGIHVVSVNRVGLEQDGLMKFWGGSFIANPFGTVLYQSPHEGEEVVVLELDLSKTDRYRTHWPFLRDRRIDSYQPITKRYIDDEA, encoded by the coding sequence ATGAGCTGTTCTGCCGACAAGGCGCAGAACCTGGAAAAAGCCATCGTCAAAGTAAAGGAGGCCGCCGCGAAGGGCGCGCAGATCATCTGCCTGCAGGAATTGTTCACCTCTCTTTATTTCTGCGATGTGGAAGATTATGACAACTTCAAACTCGCGGAGCCCATTCCCGGCCCTTCTACCGAAGCGCTCGGCAAGGTGGCCAAAGAGCTGGGCGTGGTGATCATCGCCTCGCTGTTCGAGAAACGCGCGGAAGGGCTGTATCACAACACCACCGCCGTGCTGGACGCAGACGGCAGCTACCTCGGCAAATACCGGAAAATGCACATCCCGGACGACCCGGCGTATTACGAGAAGTTTTATTTCACCCCCGGCGACCTGGGTTATAAAGTGTTCAGAACGAAGTTCGCCACCATCGGCGTGCTCATCTGCTGGGACCAGTGGTACCCCGAAGCGGCCCGCATCACGGCACTGATGGGCGCGGAAATCCTCTTCTACCCCACCGCCATCGGCTGGGCCACCAGCCAGGACGAGGCGACCAACACCGAACAGTACAACGCCTGGCAAACCATCCAGCGCAGCCACGCCGTGGCCAACGGCATACACGTGGTGAGCGTGAACCGCGTGGGCCTGGAACAGGACGGCCTGATGAAATTCTGGGGCGGCTCCTTTATCGCCAACCCCTTCGGCACCGTGCTGTATCAAAGCCCGCACGAAGGCGAGGAAGTAGTGGTGCTCGAGCTCGACCTGAGCAAAACCGACCGCTACCGCACGCACTGGCCTTTCCTGCGCGACCGCCGCATCGACTCCTACCAACCCATCACTAAAAGATATATCGACGACGAAGCATGA
- a CDS encoding agmatine deiminase family protein, giving the protein MTHPTPQQLGYFFPAEFHPHTATWLSWPHKEASWPGKIHTIFPHYSRFVKYLADSEKVRINVADAAMQSFATGHLQTAGVNMANVEFFHHPTNDAWCRDHGPAFLINPSAAEKKAVVDWNYNAWGGKYPPFDQDDIIPTLIARHFNLPLFNPGIIMEGGSVEFNGKGTILTSTCCLLNENRNPHLNRGQVENYLHQYYGAEQVLWVEEGIVGDDTDGHIDDTIRFVNEDTVLTVIETDKQDENYALLQQNLRQLQQMRLLNGKQLNIVPLPMPDPVVFEDQRLPASYANFYISNKYVIVPTFQCKKDDEALGIIAGCFKDREVVGIDSTDIIWGLGSFHCLSQQEPAV; this is encoded by the coding sequence ATGACGCATCCGACACCGCAGCAGCTGGGATATTTTTTCCCCGCAGAATTTCATCCCCATACCGCCACATGGCTGAGCTGGCCGCATAAGGAAGCGAGCTGGCCGGGGAAAATCCATACCATCTTTCCGCATTACAGCCGCTTCGTCAAATACCTGGCCGACAGCGAAAAAGTGCGCATCAACGTGGCGGACGCCGCCATGCAATCCTTCGCCACCGGCCATTTACAGACCGCCGGCGTGAACATGGCCAACGTGGAATTTTTCCATCACCCCACCAACGACGCCTGGTGCCGCGACCATGGCCCGGCTTTCCTGATCAATCCTTCCGCCGCGGAAAAAAAGGCGGTGGTAGACTGGAACTATAACGCCTGGGGCGGCAAATACCCGCCGTTCGACCAGGACGATATCATCCCCACCCTCATCGCCCGCCATTTTAACCTGCCGCTGTTCAATCCCGGCATTATCATGGAAGGCGGCTCGGTGGAATTCAACGGCAAGGGCACCATCCTCACCTCTACCTGCTGCCTGCTCAACGAAAACCGCAACCCGCACCTCAACCGCGGTCAGGTGGAAAACTACCTGCACCAGTATTACGGCGCCGAACAGGTGCTGTGGGTGGAAGAAGGCATCGTGGGCGACGATACCGACGGGCACATCGACGACACCATCCGGTTTGTGAATGAAGACACGGTGCTGACGGTGATCGAAACCGACAAACAGGACGAAAACTATGCGCTGCTGCAGCAAAACCTCCGCCAGCTGCAGCAGATGCGGCTGCTCAACGGCAAACAGCTGAACATCGTGCCGCTGCCCATGCCCGACCCTGTGGTGTTTGAAGACCAGCGCCTGCCGGCCTCCTACGCTAACTTCTATATCAGCAACAAATATGTGATTGTGCCCACGTTCCAGTGTAAGAAGGACGACGAGGCGCTCGGCATCATCGCCGGCTGCTTCAAAGACCGTGAAGTGGTGGGCATCGATTCCACCGACATCATCTGGGGCCTGGGCAGCTTCCACTGCCTGAGCCAGCAGGAACCGGCCGTATAA
- a CDS encoding TonB-dependent receptor, with protein sequence MKHIYLLLLAGLIGNYAASAQEIIAMAPVGATAPAAEETPENAPKGAVKGIITTVDGKPASFVTVVIKEVNRGTTTGENGAFSIRNLKPGTYTLYISSIGLKPQQQTITLAADQGLELNISLEETASQLAEVIVTDRKSQNDKPVSISKLPVPVLDLPQAIATVGENVIRDQQAQRLSDVVKNINGVYLATTRAGTQESFSARGYGFSSNNMFKNGFRVNTGVMPEMSSLEKVEVLKGSAAILFGNVAPGGVLNMVTKKPKFNGGGEVSMRLGSYDLYKPSFDIYGPVSSGVAYRVNGTYESANSFRDQVSSKRYYVNPSLLFKLGNRTELLVQGDYLKHDFTPDFGIGSVGNTKLSDLPRNTFLGAPWQYAKTQQGTANATIRHEFNDSWGISGMAAYQKYNRDYYSLERIQALANGDWGRPLGRLNNDEDYYMAQVDLTGKFKTGAVQHTLLFGADADKYKSTAFTYDITGKIYDSINIFNPGKFVPRTDIPAAAKTRRTITPTTRVGVYIQDLVSISEKLKFLAGIRWSYLESGKPEILDIKTNVTSYTTGKTDKVFSPRLGLVYKPIPTTAVFASYSNSFTQNTGLDIDSNAVKPSIIDQYEIGVKNDLFKGMLSFNVTGYIIKNNNLAQTAPFRKDGQPNNDTNIKALIGETTSKGVEIDIAGHPLPGLDIVAGYSFNEIYVSKSPGTKGAYYKGDRLVNNPNHTANASVFYTFVATRLKGLKLGATAFYTGDRGAGWNNTVGQPAAVPNRTIPVKGYTQLDLSAGYAFKNLSLMAKVSNVTNEYNYYVHENYSVNPIPPTQFTATLAYRFNY encoded by the coding sequence GTGAAACATATCTACTTATTGCTACTCGCAGGTTTGATTGGAAATTACGCAGCATCCGCCCAGGAAATCATCGCCATGGCCCCGGTGGGCGCCACGGCTCCCGCAGCGGAAGAAACCCCTGAAAACGCCCCCAAAGGCGCCGTAAAAGGGATTATTACCACTGTTGACGGGAAACCGGCCTCTTTTGTGACCGTGGTGATCAAAGAAGTGAACCGCGGCACCACCACCGGCGAAAACGGCGCTTTCTCCATCCGGAACCTGAAACCCGGCACTTATACGCTTTACATCTCATCCATCGGCCTGAAACCGCAGCAGCAAACCATCACCCTCGCTGCCGACCAGGGCCTGGAACTGAATATCTCCCTCGAAGAAACGGCCAGCCAGCTGGCGGAGGTGATCGTAACCGACCGCAAAAGCCAGAACGACAAACCCGTTAGCATCAGCAAGCTGCCCGTTCCGGTACTCGACCTGCCCCAGGCCATCGCCACGGTAGGTGAAAACGTTATCCGCGACCAGCAGGCGCAGCGCCTCAGCGACGTGGTGAAAAACATCAACGGCGTATACCTCGCCACTACCCGCGCCGGTACGCAGGAAAGCTTTTCCGCCCGCGGTTACGGTTTTTCCAGCAACAACATGTTCAAAAACGGCTTCCGGGTGAACACCGGCGTGATGCCCGAAATGAGCTCGCTCGAGAAAGTGGAGGTGCTGAAAGGCAGCGCGGCTATCCTGTTCGGTAACGTAGCCCCCGGCGGCGTGCTGAACATGGTGACCAAAAAACCGAAGTTCAACGGCGGCGGCGAAGTGTCGATGCGCTTGGGCAGCTATGACCTGTACAAACCTTCTTTCGATATTTACGGCCCCGTTTCATCGGGTGTGGCCTACCGCGTGAACGGTACTTACGAGTCCGCCAACAGCTTCCGCGACCAGGTCAGCTCCAAACGGTATTATGTAAACCCCTCCCTGCTCTTCAAACTCGGCAACCGTACCGAGCTGCTGGTGCAGGGCGATTACCTGAAACACGACTTCACCCCGGATTTCGGTATCGGTTCCGTAGGCAACACCAAACTGTCTGACCTGCCGCGCAACACCTTCCTCGGTGCGCCCTGGCAATATGCCAAAACGCAGCAGGGAACGGCCAACGCCACCATCCGCCACGAGTTCAACGACAGCTGGGGTATCAGCGGCATGGCGGCCTACCAGAAATACAACCGCGATTATTATTCGCTGGAAAGGATCCAGGCGCTGGCCAACGGCGACTGGGGCCGTCCGCTGGGCAGGCTGAACAACGATGAAGATTATTACATGGCGCAGGTAGACCTTACCGGCAAGTTCAAAACCGGTGCCGTACAGCATACCCTGCTGTTTGGCGCGGACGCCGACAAATACAAAAGCACGGCGTTCACTTACGACATAACCGGCAAGATCTACGACTCCATCAACATTTTCAATCCCGGCAAATTCGTGCCCCGCACCGATATTCCCGCGGCGGCCAAAACCAGAAGGACCATCACGCCGACCACCCGTGTGGGCGTATACATCCAGGACCTGGTGAGCATTTCTGAAAAACTGAAATTCCTCGCCGGCATCCGCTGGTCGTACCTCGAAAGCGGCAAGCCCGAAATTCTCGACATCAAAACCAATGTGACCAGCTACACCACCGGTAAAACCGACAAGGTGTTCTCGCCCCGCCTGGGCCTGGTATACAAACCCATCCCCACCACGGCGGTGTTCGCGAGCTATTCCAATTCCTTCACACAGAACACCGGCCTGGACATCGACAGCAACGCCGTGAAACCGTCCATCATCGACCAGTACGAGATCGGTGTAAAGAACGACCTGTTCAAAGGCATGCTGTCTTTCAACGTGACCGGTTACATCATCAAAAACAACAACCTGGCGCAGACCGCTCCTTTCCGCAAAGACGGCCAGCCCAACAACGATACCAACATCAAGGCGCTGATCGGTGAAACCACCAGCAAGGGCGTGGAGATCGACATTGCCGGTCATCCCCTGCCGGGCCTCGACATCGTGGCCGGTTACAGCTTCAATGAAATTTATGTTTCCAAATCACCGGGCACCAAAGGCGCCTATTACAAAGGCGACCGCCTCGTGAACAACCCTAACCACACGGCCAACGCCAGCGTGTTCTACACTTTCGTGGCCACCAGACTGAAAGGCCTGAAACTCGGCGCCACCGCCTTCTACACCGGCGACCGCGGCGCGGGCTGGAACAACACCGTGGGCCAGCCGGCAGCAGTGCCGAACAGGACCATCCCGGTGAAAGGCTATACCCAGCTCGACCTGAGCGCGGGGTATGCTTTCAAAAACCTGTCGCTGATGGCGAAAGTGTCGAACGTGACCAACGAGTACAACTACTACGTGCACGAGAACTACAGCGTGAACCCGATTCCGCCGACCCAGTTCACCGCCACCCTGGCCTACCGTTTCAACTACTAG
- a CDS encoding catalase — protein sequence MAKKTPGNENPNPKTEQLAAHTEESTGEMLTTNQGLLVNDDQNSLKAGNRGPSLLEDFILREKITHFDHERIPERIVHARGSGAHGVFRVYDDSMARYTRAAFLTDPSVETPVFVRFSTVAGSRGSTDLARDVRGFAVKFYTPEGNFDLVGNNIPVFFIQDAVKFPDLIHAAKPEQDHEMPQAATAHDTFWDFISLMPESAHMIMWAMSDRAIPRSYRMMEGFGVHTFRFVNGKGKGCFVKFHWKPLLGVHSVAWDEAQKISGKDPDFHRRDLWEAIEAGHYPEYEFGVQIVAEEDEHKFEFDLLDPTKIIPEELVPVRRIGKLTLNRNPDNFFAETEQVAMHPGHIVPGIDFSNDPLLQGRLFSYTDTQLIRLGGPNFHEIPINRSIEPVHNHQRDGFMRQQINKGKANYNPNSLGGGCPFQAKMADGGFVSYPEKIDAKKVRERSRSFFDHFSQATLFYNSQSEPEKQHIADALSFELGKVVTVAIRQRMLGILTRIDEGLAAKVAGALGMPVPTGPDQPVNHSIPADGNPKDFQPVKVTASVTKSAALSMANTVKNTIKSRKIAILAADGVNGASLNAMKKALAAGGALGVVIAPHLGNIQPAKGEAIPVDQSFLTAASVLFDAVYVPGGENSVAALTINADAVHFLNEAYRHCKAIAADADAEEVLNSTYFGKAPGPGVITGADNAELAQRFTEAIAQHRFWEREQERRVPA from the coding sequence ATGGCAAAAAAGACACCCGGAAATGAAAACCCGAATCCGAAAACCGAACAGCTGGCCGCGCACACCGAAGAGAGCACCGGCGAAATGCTCACCACCAACCAGGGCCTGCTGGTAAATGATGATCAGAACTCGCTCAAGGCCGGTAATCGCGGCCCTTCGCTGCTGGAAGACTTTATCCTTCGTGAGAAGATCACCCACTTCGACCATGAACGCATTCCCGAACGCATCGTGCATGCCCGCGGCTCCGGCGCCCACGGCGTGTTCAGGGTGTACGACGATTCCATGGCCAGATACACCCGGGCGGCGTTCCTGACGGACCCTTCCGTCGAAACACCCGTATTCGTACGGTTTTCCACCGTCGCCGGCTCGCGCGGCTCCACCGATCTTGCCCGCGACGTGAGAGGATTTGCCGTGAAATTTTATACCCCGGAAGGCAACTTTGATCTCGTAGGGAACAACATACCGGTGTTCTTTATCCAGGACGCGGTGAAGTTTCCCGATCTGATCCATGCCGCCAAACCGGAGCAGGATCACGAAATGCCCCAGGCCGCCACGGCGCATGATACGTTCTGGGATTTTATTTCCCTGATGCCCGAATCGGCGCATATGATCATGTGGGCGATGAGCGATCGCGCCATTCCCCGCAGTTACCGCATGATGGAGGGTTTCGGCGTACATACCTTCCGTTTCGTGAACGGCAAAGGCAAGGGATGTTTCGTGAAGTTCCACTGGAAGCCTTTATTGGGCGTGCATTCCGTAGCCTGGGACGAAGCGCAGAAGATCTCCGGGAAAGACCCTGATTTCCACCGCCGCGACCTCTGGGAAGCCATCGAGGCGGGACATTACCCGGAATATGAATTCGGCGTGCAGATCGTTGCGGAAGAAGACGAGCACAAATTCGAGTTCGACCTGCTCGACCCCACCAAGATCATTCCCGAAGAACTGGTGCCGGTGCGGCGCATCGGTAAACTGACGCTGAACCGCAACCCCGATAATTTCTTTGCCGAAACGGAACAGGTGGCCATGCACCCCGGCCACATCGTACCGGGCATCGACTTTTCTAACGACCCGCTGCTGCAGGGGCGGCTGTTTTCATATACGGATACGCAGCTCATCCGCCTCGGCGGCCCCAACTTCCACGAAATACCCATCAATCGTTCCATAGAGCCGGTGCACAATCATCAGCGCGATGGTTTTATGCGCCAGCAGATCAACAAAGGCAAAGCGAACTACAACCCCAACTCCCTGGGCGGCGGTTGCCCCTTCCAGGCGAAAATGGCGGACGGGGGATTCGTGTCCTACCCGGAAAAGATCGATGCGAAAAAAGTGCGGGAAAGAAGCCGCAGTTTCTTCGATCATTTCAGCCAGGCCACCCTGTTCTACAACAGCCAGTCGGAACCGGAAAAACAGCACATCGCCGACGCACTGAGTTTTGAACTGGGGAAAGTAGTCACCGTTGCCATCCGGCAGCGCATGCTGGGCATCCTTACCCGGATTGACGAAGGGCTGGCGGCCAAGGTGGCCGGAGCGCTGGGCATGCCGGTGCCTACCGGTCCTGATCAGCCCGTCAATCACAGCATCCCGGCAGACGGGAACCCGAAGGATTTTCAGCCGGTGAAAGTGACCGCTTCCGTGACAAAATCGGCAGCGCTCAGCATGGCGAACACGGTGAAGAACACCATCAAAAGCCGCAAAATAGCGATACTGGCTGCGGACGGCGTGAACGGCGCCAGCCTCAACGCCATGAAAAAAGCGCTTGCGGCGGGAGGCGCCCTGGGCGTGGTTATCGCGCCGCACCTGGGCAACATCCAGCCGGCAAAGGGTGAGGCCATCCCGGTGGATCAGAGTTTTCTTACCGCCGCATCCGTGCTGTTCGACGCGGTGTACGTACCGGGCGGGGAAAACAGCGTGGCGGCGCTGACCATCAACGCCGATGCGGTACATTTTTTAAATGAAGCTTACCGGCACTGCAAAGCGATTGCCGCCGATGCGGACGCTGAAGAAGTGCTGAACAGTACATATTTCGGTAAAGCACCCGGCCCGGGTGTGATCACAGGGGCAGACAACGCGGAGCTGGCACAGCGTTTTACGGAAGCCATCGCACAGCACCGTTTCTGGGAACGGGAACAGGAAAGGAGAGTGCCGGCATAA
- a CDS encoding TlpA disulfide reductase family protein yields the protein MRNLISLIAAALVATSASAQPFSLTGTVKGVESGKIYLQRFSNKMFFTIDSADIRNGAFAFSRKPALPELYGLTLQPAGSPYFIFLEDRPITVALDSAKYYSNTIAKGSAAQDFFTAYRSRRDVKIDELIQSAPASIATVYILYRDYSYRLTPDEIDRYVQQLDPSLQQTQYVKVLRELTPVLRKAAVGNKAPDFTLAGVKGETVKLSDHFGKYLLLDFWASWCGPCRRENPNLVKAYEKYKGKGFDIFAVSLDKDKSSWLKGIADDKLAWTHVSDLAFWNSAPAALYGVRAIPSNVLIGPDGVIIARNLRGEELEKKLAEILH from the coding sequence ATGAGAAACCTGATTAGCCTGATCGCCGCCGCACTGGTGGCCACATCCGCATCCGCGCAGCCATTTTCCCTCACCGGCACGGTAAAGGGGGTGGAGAGCGGGAAAATTTACCTGCAACGGTTTTCGAACAAGATGTTTTTTACCATCGACTCCGCCGATATCCGGAACGGGGCGTTTGCATTCAGCCGCAAACCGGCTTTGCCGGAGCTGTACGGCCTTACCCTGCAACCCGCGGGCAGCCCGTATTTTATTTTCCTGGAAGACAGGCCCATTACCGTAGCGCTGGATTCCGCGAAGTATTACAGCAACACCATCGCGAAGGGCTCCGCCGCGCAGGATTTTTTCACCGCGTACCGCAGCCGGCGCGATGTGAAAATCGACGAACTGATCCAGTCTGCGCCCGCTTCCATTGCCACGGTTTACATCCTGTACCGCGATTATTCCTACCGCCTCACGCCGGATGAAATAGACCGGTATGTGCAGCAACTGGATCCTTCCCTGCAGCAGACGCAATACGTAAAAGTGCTGCGGGAACTGACGCCCGTGCTGCGTAAAGCGGCGGTGGGCAACAAAGCGCCCGACTTCACGCTCGCCGGAGTAAAAGGAGAAACGGTGAAACTCTCCGACCATTTCGGGAAATACCTGCTGCTCGATTTCTGGGCATCATGGTGCGGCCCTTGCAGGAGAGAAAATCCCAACCTCGTAAAAGCATATGAAAAATATAAAGGGAAAGGGTTCGATATTTTCGCCGTATCGCTGGATAAAGATAAAAGCAGCTGGCTGAAAGGCATCGCGGATGATAAGCTGGCCTGGACGCACGTATCCGACCTGGCATTCTGGAACAGTGCGCCGGCCGCCCTATACGGCGTGCGGGCCATTCCGTCCAACGTACTGATCGGGCCCGATGGGGTGATCATTGCAAGAAACCTGAGAGGAGAGGAACTGGAGAAAAAACTCGCGGAGATACTGCATTAA